In the genome of Drosophila pseudoobscura strain MV-25-SWS-2005 chromosome 3, UCI_Dpse_MV25, whole genome shotgun sequence, one region contains:
- the LOC4804606 gene encoding ribosomal RNA-processing protein 8, with the protein MPFEVPPWEDGAEIIDFMPMTSAGNGIGATKKSKKKKPKKKKSKAAAEAETAPANGGFRYRPGGGPLAPPADTSSDDEADDELRAMHKVRSGGVEKQRPPVQTTKGGKKQLGLKPELAQAALEAMEVTPATTEAAPSLANKLQTELLGGRFRYINEQLYTMNSHKAEAMFRSDASAFDAYHAGYRQQVEKWPANPLNRIIKTVKRLPKTTIIGDFGCGDGKLAQSLPNKVFSMDLVASRGDIIPCNITNTPLEPQCLDVAVYCLSLMGTNLNDFFLEANRVLKLHGSVYIAEIQSRFEDARDFVRSVGACGFDLVKKDVAVNYFYFFHFKKMRHVDKAVKLKPFSLKPCLYRKR; encoded by the coding sequence ATGCCGTTTGAAGTTCCTCCTTGGGAAGATGGAGCCGAAATAATTGACTTTATGCCGATGACCTCGGCAGGAAACGGAATTGGTGCCACAAAGAAGtcgaagaaaaaaaaacccaagaagaagaagtcaAAGGCGGCAGCTGAGGCGGAGACTGCTCCGGCTAATGGCGGATTTCGCTACAGACCTGGTGGAGGACCCTTGGCTCCGCCAGCAGACACCTCGTCCGACGATGAGGCAGATGACGAATTGCGGGCCATGCACAAAGTGCGATCTGGTGGCGTGGAAAAGCAGCGTCCTCCTGTTCAAACGACGAAAGGTGGCAAGAAACAACTGGGACTCAAGCCGGAGCTGGCGCAGGCTGCACTGGAGGCAATGGAAGTGACGCCGGCAACTACTGAGGCGGCACCTTCGCTGGCCAACAAGCTCCAGACGGAGCTCCTGGGCGGACGCTTCCGATACATCAATGAACAACTCTACACAATGAACAGCCACAAGGCGGAGGCCATGTTCCGCTCAGACGCCTCCGCATTCGATGCCTACCATGCCGGCTACCGACAGCAAGTGGAAAAGTGGCCAGCGAATCCGCTAAATCGCATCATCAAGACTGTTAAACGACTGCCCAAGACGACAATCATTGGCGACTTTGGCTGTGGAGATGGCAAGCTGGCCCAGTCCTTGCCCAACAAGGTATTCTCTATGGACTTGGTGGCATCTCGAGGCGACATCATACCGTGCAACATTACGAATACACCGCTGGAACCACAATGCCTGGACGTGGCTGTCTATTGCCTCTCGCTCATGGGTACCAACTTAAACGACTTCTTTCTGGAGGCAAACCGTGTGCTCAAGCTCCATGGAAGCGTCTACATTGCGGAGATTCAGTCGCGCTTTGAGGATGCCCGAGACTTCGTTCGTAGCGTCGGCGCCTGCGGTTTCGATCTCGTCAAGAAAGATGTGGCCGTCAACTACTTCTACTTCTTCCACTTCAAGAAGATGCGGCATGTGGACAAGGCAGTCAAGCTAAAGCCGTTCTCTCTAAAGCCTTGCCTCTACCGCAAGCGATGA